In Zalophus californianus isolate mZalCal1 chromosome 4, mZalCal1.pri.v2, whole genome shotgun sequence, the following proteins share a genomic window:
- the TMEM74 gene encoding transmembrane protein 74 → MELHYLEKRSSQAVLCDAVDWHSGGLPGDQADAAAVKAALCCQRHCVSMPRAAEMEGSNLSPSPASPSSSLQDTVIQTDSLPPGPLNSGNNQILAGRKVCNCCSQELETSFTCVDENVNLEQRNQCSPSAKGSNHLGDLGWGNPNEWSHEAAISLISEDEDDLSSEATSSGKSVDYGFISAILFLVTGILLVIISYIVPREVTVDPNTVAAREMERLERESAKLGAHLDRCVIAGLCLLTLGGVVLSCLLMMSMWKGELYRRNRFASSKESAKLYGSFNFRMKTCANENTLELSLVEEDALDGQS, encoded by the coding sequence ATGGAGCTCCACTACCTTGAGAAGAGGAGCAGCCAGGCAGTCCTGTGTGATGCTGTGGACTGGCATtcaggagggcttcctggtgACCAGGCAGATGCAGCAGCCGTCAAAGCTGCTCTCTGCTGCCAGAGACACTGTGTGTCGATGCCAAGAGCAGCTGAGATGGAAGGGTCTAATCTTAGCCCTTCTCCAgcatccccctcctcctctctgcaaGACACTGTTATTCAGACAGACTCCTTGCCACCAGGGCCTCTCAACTCAGGGAACAACCAAATACTGGCAGGACGGAAAGTCTGCAACTGCTGCAGCCAGGAATTAGAAACTTCTTTCACCTGTGTGGATGAGAATGTCAACTTAGAGCAAAGGAACCAGTGCTCCCCTTCAGCAAAAGGGAGCAATCATCTGGGAGACCTTGGCTGGGGAAATCCAAATGAGTGGTCTCATGAGGCTGCCATATCCTTGATATCTGAAGATGAAGATGATCTAAGTTCAGAAGCCACGTCTTCAGGGAAGTCAGTAGACTATGGGTTCATCAGTGCCATCTTGTTCTTGGTCACTGGCATCTTGCTGGTGATCATCTCCTACATTGTCCCACGGGAAGTGACTGTGGATCCCAACACCGTGGCGGCCCGGGAGATGGAACGCTTGGAGAGGGAGAGTGCAAAGTTGGGGGCTCACCTGGACCGCTGTGTGATTGCAGGACTCTGCCTGCTCACACTTGGGGGGGTCGTTTTGTCCTGTTTGCTAATGATGTCTATGTGGAAAGGGGAGCTATATCGTCGCAACAGGTTTGCCTCTTCCAAAGAGTCCGCAAAACTCTATGGTTCTTTCAACTTTAGGATGAAGACCTGCGCTAATGAAAATACCCTGGAACTGTCCTTGGTAGAGGAAGATGCTCTTGATGGACAGAGTTAA